The following proteins are encoded in a genomic region of Pseudomonas sp. Os17:
- a CDS encoding NAD(P)H-dependent flavin oxidoreductase, with the protein MSHWTDRRLLDLLDIELPIIQAPMAGATDAAMVIGASRAGALGSLPCAMLGPEQIRLEVQTIRAACRHPLNLNFFCHSMPAVDLEQEARWKDALKPYYQELGADFDAPTPVSNRAPFDETSCQLVEELRPEVVSFHFGLPAPALLARVKATGAKVLSSASTVDEALWLEARGCDAIIAMGYEAGGHRAIFLSDDLNTQVGTMALVPQIVDAVQVPVIAAGGIGDARGIVAALALGASAVQLGTAYLFTPEARISAAHHRALRTAKDSQTALTNLFTGRPARGIVNRVMREIGPISPLAPAFPRAGGALMPLKAKDDADFANLWSGQALRLGIELPAYELTLRLAERTLAQLNRR; encoded by the coding sequence ATGAGCCACTGGACCGATCGCCGCCTCCTCGACCTGCTGGACATCGAACTGCCCATCATCCAAGCCCCCATGGCGGGGGCCACCGACGCCGCCATGGTGATCGGCGCCAGTCGCGCCGGCGCCCTGGGCTCGCTGCCCTGCGCCATGCTCGGGCCGGAACAGATTCGCCTGGAGGTGCAGACCATCCGGGCCGCCTGCCGTCATCCGCTGAACCTGAACTTCTTCTGTCATTCGATGCCCGCCGTCGACCTCGAGCAGGAGGCACGCTGGAAAGACGCCCTGAAACCCTACTATCAGGAGCTGGGGGCGGATTTCGACGCCCCGACGCCGGTCAGCAACCGTGCGCCCTTCGATGAAACCAGTTGCCAACTGGTGGAAGAGCTGCGCCCCGAAGTGGTGAGTTTTCACTTCGGCCTGCCGGCACCGGCGCTCCTGGCGCGGGTCAAGGCCACGGGGGCCAAGGTGCTGTCTTCGGCCAGCACCGTGGACGAGGCGCTGTGGCTGGAAGCCCGCGGCTGCGACGCGATCATCGCCATGGGCTACGAAGCCGGCGGCCATCGGGCGATCTTCCTCAGCGATGACCTCAACACCCAGGTCGGCACCATGGCCCTGGTGCCGCAGATCGTCGATGCGGTGCAGGTGCCGGTGATTGCCGCCGGCGGTATCGGCGACGCTCGGGGTATCGTCGCCGCCCTGGCCCTGGGCGCCTCGGCGGTGCAACTGGGCACCGCCTACCTGTTCACCCCGGAAGCCAGGATCAGCGCCGCCCATCACCGGGCCCTGCGCACCGCCAAGGACAGTCAGACCGCCCTAACCAACCTGTTCACCGGCCGCCCGGCCCGCGGCATCGTCAACCGGGTGATGCGTGAGATCGGCCCCATCAGCCCGCTGGCTCCGGCCTTTCCCCGCGCTGGCGGCGCCTTGATGCCGCTCAAGGCCAAGGACGATGCGGACTTTGCCAATCTGTGGTCCGGCCAGGCCCTGCGCCTGGGCATCGAGCTGCCGGCCTACGAGTTGACCCTGCGCCTGGCCGAACGGACGCTGGCCCAGTTGAACAGACGCTGA
- the modA gene encoding molybdate ABC transporter substrate-binding protein, with product MNFRASGFAPTGLAALLAVFALNSAQAAEVQVAVAANFTAPIQAIAADFEKDTGHKLVAAYGATGQFYTQIKNGAPFEVFLSADDSTPQKLESEGDTVKGSRFTYAIGTLALWSAKEGYVDGKGQVLKDNQYQHLSIANPKAAPYGLAATQVLAKLGLSDKVKGKLVEGQNITQAYQFVSTGNAELGFVALSQIYKDGKVSSGSAWIVPAQMHDPIKQDAVILNKGKDNPAARALVDYLKGPKAAAIIQSYGYQL from the coding sequence ATGAACTTTCGCGCCTCAGGCTTTGCCCCGACCGGCCTTGCGGCCCTGCTCGCCGTCTTCGCTTTGAATTCGGCCCAGGCCGCTGAAGTCCAGGTGGCGGTGGCCGCCAACTTCACCGCGCCCATCCAGGCGATTGCCGCCGACTTCGAGAAGGACACCGGCCACAAGCTGGTGGCCGCCTACGGGGCCACCGGGCAGTTCTATACCCAGATCAAGAATGGCGCGCCCTTCGAAGTCTTTCTCTCCGCCGACGACAGCACCCCGCAGAAGCTCGAAAGCGAAGGCGATACCGTCAAGGGCTCGCGCTTCACCTATGCCATCGGCACCCTGGCCCTGTGGTCGGCCAAGGAAGGCTATGTCGACGGCAAGGGCCAGGTGCTCAAGGACAACCAGTACCAGCACCTGTCCATCGCCAATCCCAAGGCCGCGCCATACGGCCTGGCCGCTACCCAGGTCCTGGCCAAGCTGGGCCTGAGCGACAAGGTCAAGGGCAAGCTCGTCGAAGGCCAGAACATCACCCAGGCCTATCAGTTCGTCTCCACCGGCAACGCCGAATTGGGCTTTGTCGCCTTGTCCCAAATCTACAAGGACGGCAAAGTCAGCAGCGGTTCGGCCTGGATAGTGCCCGCCCAGATGCATGACCCGATCAAGCAGGATGCGGTGATCCTCAACAAGGGCAAGGACAATCCGGCCGCCCGGGCGCTG